In a single window of the Phycisphaerae bacterium genome:
- a CDS encoding exo-alpha-sialidase, with translation MVKLDWVRKIYDDSMHCAFTDMVRWNGWYYVAFRRAFAHGMVPFGDVFVIRSRDLGQWDVCGMLTTGFDDRDPAFVADDDRLWVYFYSRFAETALVDGRLHRIEGGAQRSQTYVSCTSDGVSWHVPVPVYKPDVWLWHPQRFDDGFYCAAYETKADRAARELMLLRSDDAVDWRKVSTIQENNGGESFIVRDEDGRFMVVNRGALNEARTDFLHADPPYVAWSGWRVAHGMQSPNVVRVAGRLIAAGRRSIVDPPDWCKAVTSIFEIDPEKQTTQRLLDLPSGGDTSYCGMVVENDGSILLSYYSQHEYISRPDFRHGQRPASIYLAKLSVG, from the coding sequence ATGGTAAAGCTTGACTGGGTCCGCAAGATTTATGATGACAGCATGCACTGCGCATTTACCGACATGGTTCGGTGGAACGGCTGGTATTACGTGGCCTTTCGCCGGGCTTTCGCCCACGGCATGGTGCCATTCGGCGACGTGTTCGTGATCCGCAGCCGCGACCTGGGGCAGTGGGACGTCTGCGGGATGCTGACCACCGGCTTTGACGATCGGGATCCGGCGTTTGTCGCCGACGACGACCGGCTTTGGGTTTACTTCTACTCGCGTTTCGCGGAGACCGCGTTGGTCGACGGCCGCCTTCACCGCATAGAAGGCGGGGCGCAGCGGTCGCAGACGTACGTTTCGTGCACGAGCGACGGCGTGTCATGGCACGTGCCGGTTCCGGTGTACAAGCCGGACGTGTGGCTGTGGCACCCGCAGCGGTTCGATGACGGCTTCTACTGCGCCGCCTACGAGACCAAGGCCGATCGTGCCGCCCGCGAGCTGATGCTGTTGCGGTCCGACGACGCGGTGGACTGGCGCAAGGTCTCGACCATCCAGGAGAACAACGGCGGCGAGTCGTTTATCGTTCGCGACGAGGACGGGCGCTTTATGGTGGTCAACCGTGGCGCCCTCAACGAGGCCCGGACGGATTTTCTCCATGCCGATCCGCCGTATGTCGCATGGTCCGGCTGGCGGGTCGCGCACGGCATGCAGAGTCCGAACGTGGTTCGCGTGGCGGGCCGGCTCATCGCGGCAGGTCGGCGATCGATCGTCGATCCGCCCGACTGGTGCAAGGCGGTCACGTCGATTTTCGAGATCGATCCGGAGAAACAGACCACGCAGCGGCTGCTCGATCTGCCATCCGGCGGCGATACATCCTACTGCGGCATGGTGGTCGAGAACGATGGTTCGATCCTGCTCAGCTACTACTCGCAGCACGAGTACATCAGTCGGCCGGATTTCCGTCACGGCCAGCGGCCCGCGTCGATCTACCTGGCAAAGCTGAGCGTTGGGTGA
- a CDS encoding sodium:calcium antiporter, producing MSTGPQVLLILVIIGASLAVLTKGADWLVDGAAQLAYRLGISKIIVGATVVSLGTTTPETAVSVLAALRGEIGIALGNAVGSVICDTGLIFGLGCLLTRLPLDRFILNRHGWLQFGSGLLLVFLVVISTAVYGAPVITRPMGVMLLCLLAGYMFISIRWARNHPNPTGDIPAVTHSVTACMMMIIVGVFMVVFSAQALIRSVALLCNLLGIPEAVVAATVVAFGTSLPELVTALTSIRKGHPEIMIGNIVGADILNVLFVTGASAAAVALPVPAEVLRIHLPTMILILLLFRIFIYTSRDHFRRWYGIPLLAIYAAFIIVSYFARGIVGL from the coding sequence ATGTCCACCGGTCCGCAGGTTCTGCTGATCCTGGTGATCATCGGGGCCAGCCTGGCCGTCCTGACCAAGGGGGCTGATTGGCTGGTGGACGGGGCGGCCCAACTGGCCTACCGGCTTGGCATTTCCAAGATCATCGTCGGGGCCACGGTCGTCTCGCTGGGGACGACCACTCCGGAGACGGCGGTTTCCGTCCTGGCCGCTTTGCGCGGCGAGATCGGGATTGCGCTGGGCAATGCGGTCGGTTCGGTCATCTGCGACACCGGGTTGATCTTCGGCCTCGGCTGCCTGCTCACCCGGCTGCCGCTCGATCGCTTCATTCTCAACCGCCACGGCTGGCTCCAGTTCGGCTCCGGGCTGCTGCTGGTCTTCCTGGTGGTGATCTCGACCGCCGTCTACGGTGCGCCGGTGATCACCCGGCCGATGGGGGTCATGCTGCTGTGCCTGTTGGCTGGGTACATGTTCATCTCGATCCGGTGGGCCCGCAACCATCCCAATCCCACCGGGGATATCCCCGCCGTCACCCACAGCGTGACCGCCTGCATGATGATGATCATCGTCGGCGTGTTCATGGTCGTCTTCAGCGCCCAGGCGCTGATCCGGTCGGTCGCGCTTCTGTGCAATCTGCTGGGCATTCCCGAAGCCGTGGTCGCAGCCACGGTGGTGGCGTTCGGCACTTCGCTGCCCGAACTGGTCACCGCCCTGACCAGCATCCGCAAAGGGCATCCGGAGATCATGATCGGCAACATCGTCGGCGCCGATATTCTCAACGTCCTCTTCGTCACCGGGGCGTCGGCGGCGGCCGTCGCACTGCCCGTGCCGGCGGAGGTGCTGCGGATTCACCTGCCCACGATGATCCTGATCCTCCTGCTGTTCCGAATCTTCATCTACACGAGCCGAGACCACTTCCGCCGATGGTACGGCATCCCCCTGCTCGCGATCTACGCCGCGTTCATCATCGTGTCCTACTTCGCCCGCGGCATCGTGGGGCTATAG
- a CDS encoding metallophosphoesterase: MQPAEQPILTLIQFSDAHVGNPANLPRHDRLAAAVELANARKPAFVIDTGDVASHPVYGAQAEYLAEFDGYLEHVARLAPPLYVVPGNHDIGYPEPAAPRADGTPWGEYRELVAAYRLRFAVMDQSFVHSGFRFILVNNNPRTSKGPGHISAEQFEWIERELACGQTTFVFCHVEVLHEGVGEPWGPSSERLSALCRRHGVPAVAYGHRHEMHLTPLDGTLYVMCPDLKVPGHQAILEYRLFAGHFDLWSFDVLSGQGERLGRFDFARENHSDGKA; the protein is encoded by the coding sequence TTGCAACCCGCTGAGCAACCGATACTTACGCTCATCCAGTTCTCCGACGCCCACGTCGGCAACCCCGCCAACCTCCCCCGTCACGACCGCCTGGCCGCCGCGGTAGAGCTGGCCAACGCCCGCAAACCCGCGTTCGTAATTGATACCGGCGATGTGGCGAGTCATCCGGTTTATGGCGCGCAGGCGGAGTATCTGGCGGAGTTTGATGGGTATCTGGAGCATGTGGCCCGGCTTGCCCCGCCGCTGTATGTCGTGCCGGGCAATCACGATATCGGTTATCCCGAGCCGGCGGCGCCGCGGGCGGATGGGACGCCGTGGGGGGAGTATCGGGAACTGGTTGCGGCGTACCGGCTGCGATTTGCCGTGATGGATCAGTCGTTTGTACACAGCGGGTTTCGTTTTATTCTGGTCAACAACAATCCGCGGACGTCCAAAGGACCGGGGCACATCTCGGCTGAGCAGTTTGAGTGGATCGAGCGGGAGTTGGCTTGCGGTCAGACGACGTTTGTCTTCTGTCACGTTGAGGTGCTGCACGAGGGCGTCGGCGAGCCTTGGGGGCCGTCGTCCGAGCGGCTGAGCGCCCTGTGCCGGCGACACGGCGTGCCGGCGGTCGCGTACGGGCATCGGCACGAGATGCATTTGACGCCGCTTGACGGCACGCTGTATGTCATGTGTCCGGACCTGAAGGTCCCCGGCCACCAGGCGATCCTCGAGTATCGCCTGTTTGCCGGTCACTTCGACCTTTGGTCGTTCGATGTTCTTTCCGGCCAGGGCGAACGTCTGGGCCGATTTGATTTTGCTCGGGAGAACCACTCTGATGGTAAAGCTTGA